One region of Primulina tabacum isolate GXHZ01 chromosome 1, ASM2559414v2, whole genome shotgun sequence genomic DNA includes:
- the LOC142546334 gene encoding LOW QUALITY PROTEIN: anoctamin-like protein At1g73020 (The sequence of the model RefSeq protein was modified relative to this genomic sequence to represent the inferred CDS: deleted 1 base in 1 codon), with protein sequence MSGHDKGEGVVFEIAVAVPKWGEIQGDESGDADCVHVLVDEFKKRGLIVERAVGLQNEFVKLAAPLEILGKAAVELKFRKRTHIGIDLPFEWNEVEAFVRQPDGSLFSWCERFHCYNHILDGIVNTGKLIVAMKSDSTELYWQPGESLIQKLRSLGVIKDIFPLHDERKRKLLLRSWALNWFDLTTQPIDEICSYYGMKSAMVRFRLPTYFAFLGMYTKWMLFPAALGLTVHFVDFGSLQLWVLPLFFIWVIAWAILFFQFWKRKSSALLARWQMYHSTVTESEFKFVHLEPSSPQNPKEIMKKQETIKMKEKAFFQKEEWIRWLMRFRNDAFIITSIICLQLPFELAYAHLYEVIGSDFLKFCLTAGYLFAIQYFTRLGGKISVKLVKHENNENVEYRANSLVYKVFGLYFMQSYIGIFYHALLHRNIMTLRQVLIQRLILYEVIENLLENCFPFLSYTFKKFRTVRTKRKCEKGPSTENIRTIPRVEKDYLKPAYAASIGQELEDGLFDDFLELVLQFGMTTMFACAFPLAFAFSAVNNIAEIRTDALKLLTMMRRPIPRSDATIGAWLNIFQFLIVASICTNSILLVCLYDKEGKWSLSPGLAAILVMEHVLLFVKFGFSRIVPEEPAWVRAARKKTAAQVEQICSRQLLRTVSGDEKSFWVMKKNE encoded by the exons ATGAGTGGGCATGATAAGGGAGAAGGCGTTGTTTTCGAGATAGCTGTGGCTGTTCCTAAGTGGGGTGAAATCCAAGGAGACGAGAGTGGTGATGCGGATTGTGTTCATGTTCTTGTCGATGAGTTCAAGAAAAGAGGGCTGATTGTTGAAAGAGCGGTTGGCCTTCAAAATGAATTCGTTAAG TTGGCAGCACCACTGGAGATACTGGGAAAGGCTGCGGTTGAGTTGAAATTCAGAAAGAGAACTCATATAG GAATTGATTTACCATTTGAATGGAATGAAGTTGAAGCTTTTGTTAGGCAGCCAGACGGTTCCTTATTCAGTTGGTGTGAGCGTTTCCATTGCTACAATCACATATTAGATGGAATT GTGAACACAGGAAAGTTGATTGTAGCAATGAAATCGGATAGCACAGAGCTTTACTGGCAGCCAGGGGAATCTCTTATTCAGAAATTAAGATCATTAGGTGTCATCAAAGACATATTTCCACTGCATG ATGAAAGAAAGCGGAAACTGCTATTAAGAAGTTGGGCATTGAACTGGTTCGATCTTACAACACAGCCAATTGATGAGATATGTTCATACTATGGAATGAAG AGTGCGATGGTTCGTTTTAGATTGCCTACCTATTTTGCCTTCCTTGGAATGTACACAAAGTGGATGCTATTTCCGGCTGCCTTGGGGCTTACGGttcattttgttgattttgg ATCTTTGCAATTGTGGGTTCTTCCTTTATTCTTCATATGGGTGATAGCTTGGGCTATACTTTTTTTCCAATTTTGGAAGCGCAAAAGCTCGGCCCTTTTAGCTAG GTGGCAGATGTATCATTCAACCGTCACAGAATCTGAATTTAAATTTGTGCATTTAGAACCCAGCTCGCCACAAAACCCCAAGGAAATCATGAAGAAACAAGAGACAATTAAAATGAAGGAGAAAGCATTTTTCCAAAAAGAAGAGTGGATTAGATGGCTTATGAGATTCAGAAATGATGCATTCATCATAACGAGTATCATATGTCTCCAGCTGCCATTTGAATTGGCATATGCTCATCTTTATGAGGTCATAGGCTCGGACTTTCTGAA GTTTTGTTTGACAGCAGGTTATCTCTTTGCTATTCAGTACTTCACAAGATTGGGAGGCAAGATTTCCGTGAAGCTTGTTAAACACGAGAATAATGAAAATGTGGAA TACCGAGCTAACAGCTTAGTCTATAAG GTGTTTGGTCTTTATTTTATGCAGTCATACATTGGAATATTTTATCATGCTCTACTGCATCGCAACATCATGACCCTTCGGCAAGTTTTAATCCAACGCCTTATATTGTATGAG GTAATTGAAAATCTATTGGAAAATTGTTTTCCCTTTCTGTCTTATACATTCAAAAAGTTCCGCACTGTCAG GACCAAGAGAAAGTGTGAAAAAGGACCATCAACAGAGAACATCCGAACAATTCCGAGGGTAGAAAAGGATTACCTAAAACCTGCTTATGCTGCGAGTATCGGTCAAGAGCTTGAAGATGGACTCTTTGATG ATTTTTTGGAGTTGGTGTTGCAGTTCGGGATGACCACGATGTTTGCTTGTGCATTCCCCCTCGCGTTCGCCTTTTCTGCAGTG AATAACATAGCAGAGATTCGAACTGATGCCCTGAAATTGCTGACCATGATGAGAAGGCCTATACCTCGTTCTGATGCAACAATCGGAGCTTGGCTGAATATATTTCAG TTTCTAATAGTGGCGTCAATTTGTACCAATAGCATACTCCTAGTATGCCTATACGATAAAGAAGGAAAATGGAGTCTCTCTCCCGGTTTAGCTGCTATTCTTGTCATGGAACACGTGCTTTTGTTTGTTAAATTTGGATTTTCGCGCATTGTTCCCGAG GAGCCAGCATGGGTAAGAGCTGCGCGGAAGAAGACTGCAGCTCAAGTAGAACAGATTTGTTCCAGACAACTATTGAGGACCGTTTCCGGTGATGAAAAGTCGTTTTGGGTGATGAAAAAGAACGAGTAG
- the LOC142546343 gene encoding uncharacterized protein At1g51745-like: protein MVSSGDDPGKGIDPSAGGLVWVRRRNGSWWPGRILEADELPENCVPIPRFGTPVKLLGREDASVDWYNLEKSKRIKAFRCGEFNDCIEKAKAAASHSSKKAVKYARREDAIIQALEIENAHLGNEHPDFSAEPNIHDEEHHHVDESPSTFHTSEESKDLDENLSDSELSNSIQESEDGSDSAQETSQSGEESDLLDLANGGSRWRTPNDSEDDGTEGVKRMRGLEDLGMGVAPSLKRKRSQVARVHEFLKRKNRRRTLTKVLECTPVVPVPICALSPPNGSAVYEASDSKVSGLESYESKKNSSVVINNNSDSTGVSCENMITSLKEPNHVNNASLRCKQKENEISSVMGIPENDSLKRLFDVPLVTEEIRSAEMPKFASGAPQKAHTGAGAQSSQSSHIETEHNESGSASSGTAEIHNIEQRIEKATSKWQLKGKRNSRSRKEDLDEADTGFRVGSSQNVDLNRVGGTLMTESYTSRIKSRPVSEIQGVESRGWGWNAQKGFRAGHLTPELPVPHRQLPYRQSRFTVNPKYDSSEFSLRHHITGSGLYEVHVEVKATSSRPQRVPYISLMSKLNARPIIGHPIAIEKLKDGFCDNLIRTAECYGSSSEFDHCLGEDPSDFQGLDMAYKQKPRGTPPRKHGPPRSRRNIILSKKTRKLSSLTGTRKNQEKKPIVEKVKGPSIACVPLSIVFSRINAAMNSSTRSAPRFTKSDDT from the exons ATGGTGAGTTCCGGCGATGACCCTGGCAAGGGCATTGACCCATCGGCGGGTGGGTTAGTTTGGGTTCGCAGAAGAAATGGGTCTTGGTGGCCCGGTCGAATTCTAGAAGCAGATGAGTTACCAGAGAACTGTGTACCAATACCAAGATTTGGAACACCTGTTAAACTTCTTGGTAGAGAGGATGCAAGTGT GGACTGGTATAATCTCGAAAAGTCAAAAAGAATTAAAGCTTTCCGTTGTGGGGAGTTTAATGATTGCATTGAGAAAGCTAAGGCAGCTGCTTCTCATTCATCTAAGAAGGCTGTCAAATACGCAAGAAGAGAAGATGCCATCATTCAGGCTCTTGAGATTGAAAATGCTCATCTTGGAAACGAGCATCCGGACTTCTCTGCTGAACCAAACATACATGATGAGGAGCATCACCATGTCGATGAATCACCTTCTACATTCCATACAAGTGAAGAAAGCAAAGATTTGGATGAGAACTTGAGTGATAGTGAATTATCAAATTCAATTCAAGAAAGTGAAGATGGTTCTGATTCTGCCCAAGAGACGTCACAATCCGGTGAGGAATCTGATCTTTTAGATTTGGCGAATGGAGGATCTAGGTGGAGGACTCCGAATGATTCGGAAGACGATGGGACAGAAGGGGTAAAGCGTATGAGAGGACTCGAGGACCTGGGAATGGGTGTGGCACCATCTTTGAAAAGGAAAAGATCTCAGGTTGCTCGTGTTCACGAGTTCTTGAAGAGGAAAAATCGCCGGCGCACTTTGACAAAAGTTTTGGAGTGTACTCCAGTGGTGCCTGTTCCCATTTGTGCCTTGTCCCCTCCAAATGGATCGGCTGTCTATGAAGCTTCTGACAGTAAGGTTTCTGGGTTAGAATCTTATGAGTCAAAGAAGAACAGCTCAGTTGTGATAAATAATAACTCTGACAGTACCGGAGTTTCGTGTGAGAATATGATAACGTCATTAAAGGAACCTAATCACGTCAACAATGCCTCACTTAGATGCAAACAGAAGGAGAATGAAATATCCAGCGTGATGGGCATTCCTGAGAATGATTCTCTTAAAAGATTGTTTGATGTTCCTCTTGTTACTGAAGAAATACGTTCTGCAG AGATGCCCAAGTTTGCTTCTGGTGCACCACAGAAAGCACACACCGGTGCTGGAGCACAATCTAGCCAAAGTAGTCACATTGAAACCGAGCATAACGAATCAGGCTCTGCTAGTTCCGGGACTGCTGAAATTCACAATATTGAGCAAAGGATCGAGAAAGCTACTTCTAAGTGGCAGTTAAAAGGTAAGAGGAATTCAAGATCAAGAAAGGAAGATTTAGACGAGGCAGACACAGGTTTCCGAGTTGGCTCTAGTCAAAACGTGGACCTCAACCGTGTTGGTGGGACCCTCATGACAGAGAGCTACACCTCTCGCATAAAATCAAGGCCAGTTTCAGAGATCCAGGGTGTTGAATCTCGTGGTTGGGGCTGGAATGCTCAAAAAGGTTTTCGTGCTGGACATTTGACACCTGAGCTTCCCGTACCTCATAGGCAACTCCCCTATCGCCAGTCTCGTTTCACAGTCAACCCGAAATATGACTCTTCTGAATTTTCTCTTAGACACCATATTACAGGATCTGGATTGTACGAAGTCCATGTGGAGGTGAAAGCCACCAGCTCTCGCCCCCAGCGTGTCCCATATATTTCTCTTATGAGCAAACTGAATGCCCGGCCTATCATCGGTCATCCAATCGCAATTGAAAAGTTAAAAGATGGTTTTTGTGACAATCTAATCAGGACAGCTGAATGTTACGGCAGCAGCTCTGAGTTCGACCATTGCCTGGGTGAAGATCCCTCTGATTTCCAAGGTCTTGATATGGCTTACAAACAGAAGCCACGTGGAACGCCCCCAAGGAAGCATGGCCCTCCAAGATCAAGGCGAAACATCATCTTGTCTAAGAAGACAAGGAAACTGTCCTCTCTAACAGGTACGCGTAAAAATCAAGAAAAGAAGCCGATAGTTGAAAAGGTCAAGGGCCCTTCTATTGCTTGTGTCCCGTTGAGCATAGTTTTCAGTAGAATAAACGCAGCGATGAATAGTTCAACGCGATCTGCACCCCGTTTTACCAAATCAGACGATACATGA